Proteins encoded together in one Acidobacteriota bacterium window:
- a CDS encoding serine hydrolase domain-containing protein has product MNKGRIFGCLTGCAGLAVAVVVVGAYGWQRTVERIGDPASERRPPPAEAMALPLGLDSLDGYLEEVRQRHALPALAAAFGRSDGPLAAGAVGVRRAGSHQAIELDDRFHLGSCTKAMTATLLALSVEAGDLAWSSTLGEVFPDLAAGFAPAYREVTVEQLLLHRSGLGDDRRPDRQQMAMLRGLTGPLDEQRREALTNILAIPPKHPPGRRMEYSNEGYIIAGAVAEAITGRPWEELLQERLFAPLGMTSAGFGPPGTVGAVDQPWGHRELFGIPLPVGPGPFADNPPVLGPAGTVHATILDFLTWGTFHLRGARGEGTLLAKTTFARLHEDSRNQEYALGWGVKRDSKGHRTLAHAGSNTAFLAAVRVLPERDLVAVVATNSGAPRGQDAVREVLEHLTRE; this is encoded by the coding sequence TTGAACAAGGGACGGATCTTCGGTTGCCTGACCGGCTGTGCCGGCCTCGCCGTCGCCGTCGTGGTGGTCGGCGCTTACGGCTGGCAGCGCACCGTCGAGCGCATCGGTGATCCCGCTTCCGAGCGTCGCCCGCCGCCGGCCGAGGCCATGGCCCTGCCTCTCGGCCTCGACTCCCTCGATGGCTATCTCGAAGAGGTGCGCCAGCGCCACGCTCTGCCGGCGCTGGCGGCCGCCTTCGGTCGCTCCGACGGCCCCCTCGCAGCCGGCGCCGTGGGGGTGCGCCGGGCGGGCAGCCATCAGGCCATCGAGCTCGACGACCGCTTTCACCTCGGTTCCTGCACCAAGGCGATGACCGCCACCCTGCTGGCGCTGTCGGTCGAGGCCGGCGACCTGGCCTGGAGCTCCACCCTCGGCGAGGTCTTCCCGGACCTCGCCGCCGGCTTCGCTCCGGCCTACCGCGAGGTCACCGTCGAGCAACTCCTCCTCCACCGTTCCGGCCTCGGCGACGATCGACGCCCGGACCGCCAGCAGATGGCGATGCTGCGAGGCCTCACCGGCCCCCTCGACGAGCAGCGCCGGGAAGCTCTGACCAACATCCTGGCCATCCCTCCGAAGCACCCTCCGGGCCGCCGCATGGAGTACTCCAACGAGGGCTACATCATCGCCGGGGCCGTCGCCGAGGCGATCACCGGCCGACCGTGGGAGGAGCTCCTCCAAGAGCGCCTGTTCGCCCCCCTCGGCATGACCTCGGCGGGGTTCGGCCCGCCAGGAACGGTGGGCGCCGTCGACCAACCCTGGGGGCACCGCGAGCTCTTCGGCATTCCCTTGCCGGTCGGCCCCGGGCCGTTCGCCGACAACCCGCCGGTCCTCGGCCCGGCGGGCACGGTGCACGCCACGATTCTCGACTTTCTCACCTGGGGGACGTTCCACCTGAGGGGTGCCCGCGGCGAGGGCACTCTGCTCGCCAAGACCACCTTCGCGCGCCTGCACGAGGACTCCCGAAACCAGGAATACGCTCTCGGATGGGGCGTCAAGCGGGACTCCAAGGGCCACCGTACCTTGGCCCACGCCGGAAGCAACACGGCCTTTCTCGCCGCTGTCCGGGTTCTGCCGGAGCGCGATCTGGTGGCGGTGGTGGCCACCAACTCCGGCGCTCCTCGGGGTCAGGATGCGGTGCGTGAGGTCCTCGAGCACCTCACTCGGGAGTGA